In Triticum aestivum cultivar Chinese Spring chromosome 5B, IWGSC CS RefSeq v2.1, whole genome shotgun sequence, the following proteins share a genomic window:
- the LOC123112811 gene encoding subtilisin-like protease SBT3.6 isoform X1 encodes MADKPPVVVVVVVVFLLLLLGLGLGLCSCANVHIVYMGERHPELHPDLVRDSHHGMLAAVLGSKQAAEDAILYSYRHGFSGFAAVLTNAQAAQLSDWPGVVRVVRNRVLDLHTTRSWDFMRVNPSPSGGSGILSRSRFGEDSIIGVLDTGIWPESASFRDDGIGEVPRRWKGQCVAGERFNASNCNRKIIGAKWFVKGYQAEYGKMNTTDIHEYMSARDAVGHGTHTASTAAGALVPDANFRGLASGVARGGAPRARLAVYKVCWATGDCTSADILAAFDAAIHDGVDVLSVSLGQAPPLPAYVDDVLAIGSFHAVVRGITVVCSAGNSGPYSETVINSAPWVLTVAAGTIDRTFLAKITLGNNSTYVGQTMYSGKHAATSMRIVYAEDVSSDNADDTDARSCTAGSLNATLVKGNVVLCFQTRGQRASQVAVETVKKARGVGVIFAQFLTKDIASAFDIPLIQVDYQVGTAILAYTTSTRNPTVQFGSAKTILGELIGPEVAYFSSRGPSSLTPSILKPDITAPGVNILASWSPSVALSSAMGSVNFKIDSGTSMSCPHISGVAALLKSMHPNWSPAAVKSAMVTTANVHDEYEFEMVSEAAPYKQANPFDYGGGHVDPNRAAHPGLVYDMRPSDYVRFLCSMGYNNSAIASMVQQHTPCQHSPKSQLNLNVPSITIPELRGKLSVSRTVTNVGPVASKYRAHVEAPPGVNVTVNPSLLTFNSTVNRLTFKVTFQAKLKVQGRYTFGSLTWEDGTHTVRIPLVVRTMINRFYVNA; translated from the exons ATGGCTGACAAGccccccgtcgtcgtcgtcgtcgtcgtcgtcttcctcctcctgctgctcggcctcggcctcggcctctgctcCTGCGCCAAT GTGCACATTGTGTACATGGGGGAGAGGCACCCGGAGCTGCACCCGGACCTGGTCCGGGACTCGCACCACGGCATGCTCGCCGCCGTCCTCGGCAG CAAACAGGCGGCCGAGGACGCCATCCTCTACAGCTACAGGCACGGCTTCTCCGGCTTCGCCGCCGTGCTCACCAACGCGCAGGCGGCGCAGCTCTCCG ATTGGCCTGGGGTCGTGCGGGTGGTTCGGAACCGGGTGCTTGACCTGCACACCACCAGGAGCTGGGACTTCATGCGGGTGAACCCGTCGCCGTCCGGCGGGAGCGGAATCCTCTCCCGCAGCAGGTTCGGGGAGGACTCCATCATCGGTGTGCTAGACACAG GGATATGGCCGGAGTCGGCCAGCTTTAGGGACGACGGCATCGGCGAGGTTCCGCGGCGGTGGAAAGGGCAATGCGTCGCCGGAGAAAGGTTCAATGCTTCCAACTGCAACAG GAAAATAATAGGCGCGAAGTGGTTCGTCAAAGGGTACCAAGCCGAGTACGGGAAGATGAACACGACTGACATCCACGAGTACATGTCGGCGAGGGACGCCGTCGGGCATGGGACGCACACTGCATCCACTGCTGCCGGCGCTCTAGTGCCCGACGCCAACTTCCGGGGGCTTGCCAGTGGTGTGGCGAGGGGAGGGGCGCCGAGGGCTAGGTTGGCTGTTTACAAGGTGTGCTGGGCTACTGGGGATTGTACCTCTGCAGATATCCTTGCTGCCTTCGACGCTGCCATACACGACGGTGTCGATGTGCTCTCGGTGTCTCTCGGCCAAGCACCACCTCTCCCTGCTTATGTTGATGATGTCCTGGCGATTGGATCCTTCCACGCCGTCGTGAGAGGGATCACTGTGGTCTGTTCTGCAGGGAACTCCGGTCCTTATTCAGAGACGGTGATCAACTCTGCACCGTGGGTTCTAACCGTTGCTGCGGGCACCATTGATCGGACTTTCCTCGCAAAGATCACCCTGGGCAACAATAGTACTTATGTG GGCCAAACAATGTATTCTGGGAAGCATGCTGCGACAAGCATGCGTATAGTATATGCTGAAGATGTTTCATCTGATAATGCTGATGATACTGATGCAAG AAGTTGCACTGCAGGATCTTTGAATGCTACTCTAGTAAAAGGAAATGTGGTGCTCTGCTTCCAAACACGAGGACAGCGAGCATCTCAGGTGGCAGTAGAGACCGTAAAAAAGGCCCGTGGTGTAGGAGTCATCTTTGCGCAGTTTTTAACCAAAGATATAGCATCTGCTTTTGATATTCCCCTTATTCAAGTAGACTATCAAGTTGGAACAGCCATACTTGCATATACTACTAGCACGAG AAACCCAACGGTTCAGTTTGGCTCCGCAAAAACAATTCTTGGAGAATTGATAGGCCCTGAAGTTGCATACTTCTCATCTAGGGGCCCAAGCTCTCTGACTCCATCAATTCTGAAG CCAGACATAACTGCCCCGGGTGTAAACATTTTGGCTTCATGGTCACCTTCCGTAGCCTTATCATCGGCCATGGGATCTGTGAATTTCAAGATTGATTCTGGAACTTCAATGTCCTGCCCGCACATTTCAGGCGTGGCCGCTCTTCTCAAATCAATGCATCCTAATTGGAGCCCGGCTGCAGTAAAATCGGCAATGGTCACAACAG CCAATGTCCATGACGAGTATGAATTCGAGATGGTATCTGAAGCAGCGCCCTACAAGCAGGCGAATCCCTTCGACTATGGAGGTGGCCATGTGGATCCAAATAGGGCTGCACACCCTGGTCTCGTATACGACATGAGACCATCTGATTACGTGCGCTTCCTTTGCTCCATGGGCTACAACAACTCAGCCATCGCCTCCATGGTTCAGCAGCACACACCCTGTCAACATTCGCCAAAATCGCAGCTGAACCTGAACGTCCCATCCATCACCATTCCTGAACTGAGGGGCAAGCTGTCGGTGTCGAGAACGGTCACCAATGTTGGCCCGGTCGCGTCCAAGTACAGAGCCCATGTGGAAGCACCTCCAGGGGTGAACGTCACCGTGAACCCCTCGCTTCTGACCTTCAACTCGACAGTCAACAGGTTAACATTCAAGGTGACATTCCAGGCCAAACTGAAGGTTCAGGGGCGGTACACCTTCGGCAGCCTGACATGGGAGGACGGCACACACACTGTGAGGATTCCTTTGGTGGTTCGGACAATGATCAATAGGTTCTATGTCAATGCATGA
- the LOC123112811 gene encoding subtilisin-like protease SBT3.6 isoform X2, which translates to MADKPPVVVVVVVVFLLLLLGLGLGLCSCANVHIVYMGERHPELHPDLVRDSHHGMLAAVLGSKQAAEDAILYSYRHGFSGFAAVLTNAQAAQLSDWPGVVRVVRNRVLDLHTTRSWDFMRVNPSPSGGSGILSRSRFGEDSIIGVLDTGIWPESASFRDDGIGEVPRRWKGQCVAGERFNASNCNRKIIGAKWFVKGYQAEYGKMNTTDIHEYMSARDAVGHGTHTASTAAGALVPDANFRGLASGVARGGAPRARLAVYKVCWATGDCTSADILAAFDAAIHDGVDVLSVSLGQAPPLPAYVDDVLAIGSFHAVVRGITVVCSAGNSGPYSETVINSAPWVLTVAAGTIDRTFLAKITLGNNSTYVGQTMYSGKHAATSMRIVYAEDVSSDNADDTDASCTAGSLNATLVKGNVVLCFQTRGQRASQVAVETVKKARGVGVIFAQFLTKDIASAFDIPLIQVDYQVGTAILAYTTSTRNPTVQFGSAKTILGELIGPEVAYFSSRGPSSLTPSILKPDITAPGVNILASWSPSVALSSAMGSVNFKIDSGTSMSCPHISGVAALLKSMHPNWSPAAVKSAMVTTANVHDEYEFEMVSEAAPYKQANPFDYGGGHVDPNRAAHPGLVYDMRPSDYVRFLCSMGYNNSAIASMVQQHTPCQHSPKSQLNLNVPSITIPELRGKLSVSRTVTNVGPVASKYRAHVEAPPGVNVTVNPSLLTFNSTVNRLTFKVTFQAKLKVQGRYTFGSLTWEDGTHTVRIPLVVRTMINRFYVNA; encoded by the exons ATGGCTGACAAGccccccgtcgtcgtcgtcgtcgtcgtcgtcttcctcctcctgctgctcggcctcggcctcggcctctgctcCTGCGCCAAT GTGCACATTGTGTACATGGGGGAGAGGCACCCGGAGCTGCACCCGGACCTGGTCCGGGACTCGCACCACGGCATGCTCGCCGCCGTCCTCGGCAG CAAACAGGCGGCCGAGGACGCCATCCTCTACAGCTACAGGCACGGCTTCTCCGGCTTCGCCGCCGTGCTCACCAACGCGCAGGCGGCGCAGCTCTCCG ATTGGCCTGGGGTCGTGCGGGTGGTTCGGAACCGGGTGCTTGACCTGCACACCACCAGGAGCTGGGACTTCATGCGGGTGAACCCGTCGCCGTCCGGCGGGAGCGGAATCCTCTCCCGCAGCAGGTTCGGGGAGGACTCCATCATCGGTGTGCTAGACACAG GGATATGGCCGGAGTCGGCCAGCTTTAGGGACGACGGCATCGGCGAGGTTCCGCGGCGGTGGAAAGGGCAATGCGTCGCCGGAGAAAGGTTCAATGCTTCCAACTGCAACAG GAAAATAATAGGCGCGAAGTGGTTCGTCAAAGGGTACCAAGCCGAGTACGGGAAGATGAACACGACTGACATCCACGAGTACATGTCGGCGAGGGACGCCGTCGGGCATGGGACGCACACTGCATCCACTGCTGCCGGCGCTCTAGTGCCCGACGCCAACTTCCGGGGGCTTGCCAGTGGTGTGGCGAGGGGAGGGGCGCCGAGGGCTAGGTTGGCTGTTTACAAGGTGTGCTGGGCTACTGGGGATTGTACCTCTGCAGATATCCTTGCTGCCTTCGACGCTGCCATACACGACGGTGTCGATGTGCTCTCGGTGTCTCTCGGCCAAGCACCACCTCTCCCTGCTTATGTTGATGATGTCCTGGCGATTGGATCCTTCCACGCCGTCGTGAGAGGGATCACTGTGGTCTGTTCTGCAGGGAACTCCGGTCCTTATTCAGAGACGGTGATCAACTCTGCACCGTGGGTTCTAACCGTTGCTGCGGGCACCATTGATCGGACTTTCCTCGCAAAGATCACCCTGGGCAACAATAGTACTTATGTG GGCCAAACAATGTATTCTGGGAAGCATGCTGCGACAAGCATGCGTATAGTATATGCTGAAGATGTTTCATCTGATAATGCTGATGATACTGATGCAAG TTGCACTGCAGGATCTTTGAATGCTACTCTAGTAAAAGGAAATGTGGTGCTCTGCTTCCAAACACGAGGACAGCGAGCATCTCAGGTGGCAGTAGAGACCGTAAAAAAGGCCCGTGGTGTAGGAGTCATCTTTGCGCAGTTTTTAACCAAAGATATAGCATCTGCTTTTGATATTCCCCTTATTCAAGTAGACTATCAAGTTGGAACAGCCATACTTGCATATACTACTAGCACGAG AAACCCAACGGTTCAGTTTGGCTCCGCAAAAACAATTCTTGGAGAATTGATAGGCCCTGAAGTTGCATACTTCTCATCTAGGGGCCCAAGCTCTCTGACTCCATCAATTCTGAAG CCAGACATAACTGCCCCGGGTGTAAACATTTTGGCTTCATGGTCACCTTCCGTAGCCTTATCATCGGCCATGGGATCTGTGAATTTCAAGATTGATTCTGGAACTTCAATGTCCTGCCCGCACATTTCAGGCGTGGCCGCTCTTCTCAAATCAATGCATCCTAATTGGAGCCCGGCTGCAGTAAAATCGGCAATGGTCACAACAG CCAATGTCCATGACGAGTATGAATTCGAGATGGTATCTGAAGCAGCGCCCTACAAGCAGGCGAATCCCTTCGACTATGGAGGTGGCCATGTGGATCCAAATAGGGCTGCACACCCTGGTCTCGTATACGACATGAGACCATCTGATTACGTGCGCTTCCTTTGCTCCATGGGCTACAACAACTCAGCCATCGCCTCCATGGTTCAGCAGCACACACCCTGTCAACATTCGCCAAAATCGCAGCTGAACCTGAACGTCCCATCCATCACCATTCCTGAACTGAGGGGCAAGCTGTCGGTGTCGAGAACGGTCACCAATGTTGGCCCGGTCGCGTCCAAGTACAGAGCCCATGTGGAAGCACCTCCAGGGGTGAACGTCACCGTGAACCCCTCGCTTCTGACCTTCAACTCGACAGTCAACAGGTTAACATTCAAGGTGACATTCCAGGCCAAACTGAAGGTTCAGGGGCGGTACACCTTCGGCAGCCTGACATGGGAGGACGGCACACACACTGTGAGGATTCCTTTGGTGGTTCGGACAATGATCAATAGGTTCTATGTCAATGCATGA
- the LOC123112812 gene encoding uncharacterized protein: MLGAVLRVPASPIPPLFPAPGRPLVHLSRRLPTAPAMADAKKTDAPATAAPEPPEKPLPGDCCGSGCVRCVWDIYYDELQDYKKALAAHASAADPSGDKASADEKKIKS, translated from the coding sequence ATGCTGGGCGCCGTCCTCCGCGTCCCGGCCTCTCCGATCCCGCCTCTCTTCCCCGCGCCGGGGCGCCCTCTCGTCCACCTCTCCCGCCGCCTCCCTACGGCGCCCGCTATGGCCGACGCCAAGAAGACCGACGCGCCGGCGACCGCGGCCCCGGAGCCGCCCGAGAAGCCGCTCCCCGGCGACTGCTGCGGCAGCGGCTGCGTCCGCTGCGTCTGGGACATCTACTACGACGAGCTCCAGGACTACAAGAAGGCACTCGCCGCCCACGCGTCCGCCGCCGATCCCAGCGGCGACAAGGCCTCCGCCGACGAGAAGAAGATCAAATCATGA